GCGGCGGTCGGCATCGAGCGTGGCGACCCCGTTGGGGATGGTTTCGAGCATCGTCTCAAGCTCGCTGCGGCGGGCTTCGAGCGCGGCGTTGGCTGCACTGAGCTGAACGGTGGAGTGCTCAACAGCGCGGCGGCTGCCTTCAAGATCGGCGGCCATGTGGTTGAAGCTGCGAACGAGCTCGCCCAACTCTTCGGTGGCGCCTTCGTCCACGCGATGGGCGTAGTCTCCGGCGGCGATGGCCTCCATCGCATCGCCCAGGGCTTCAACGGGCCGCGTGACCTGTTTAGCGATGTGGAGCGCCAGCCAACTGGAGGCGAAGAGCGCGAGGATCGTCATCATGAGCAGAAGGCTCATGTAAAGATTTCTGATCTGGCGGCGCTCGCGAAAGAGCACCCAGTAGGCTGCTGCCTCTTTGCGCAGGTGGGCCATGGTCGTGGCCATACCAAAGGGCATGGGCAGGCCGACGACGACGATGTTGCCGCGCTGAATGGTTGTAGCGGCGAGCGCGTAATCGGTCTGGCCGAGCGAAAAGATAGGAGCATCGCTGCGCTGCGCGGCGGCGAGAATCGCAGCGTCGGTGGGGGTGGTGCGCGGTGCATGCGCGCCCGATGCAGCCCCGGCTTCATCTGCGGGCGACTCCGGCAGCCATGGCTTTACCTCGGCGGTCGCCCCGTCTCGCTGAGGCATCTGGAAGCTGGCGATAGCGCGCCCATCGTGATAGACGATGGCGAATCCGTTCTGCAACGTGATCTCATGCTGACGCAGAATGGTGTCGATCGCCTCATGATCTTGCCGCGACGTTGGCTTCGTTGTGGAGTCTGCCTCCTGATGTGGAGCAAGCCGTGAGGCTCCCCGGCCCCGGCGCGGCCTGCGCACCTGCCGGCGGGCAGGCTGGATGACCGGCTTTTGTTCGGGAGCAGCACCTGCGGCGAGGATGCTCGATGCGATGGAATCAGCCTCGACGCGCGCGTTCGCCGTGGAGTATTGGGCGAGCGCGAGTGCCATGTGGTTACTATCGTCGCGCATCTGCGTCACCGGCTGCGAGAACCAGCGGTCGACGGCACGGTTCATCAGCAGATAGCTGAACGCGAACATGAAGACGATGGGCAAAAAGCTCACCAGCACCGCACCCCAGAGCATTCGCGTGCGCAGGCGCGATCCCATGACGCGGCTGCGCTGGTCCGCGTAGAGCTTGAGCATGTTGCGGACCAGCAATACAAGAATGATGACGAAGAGCAGGAACACCACAATCGACAGTCCGGTGAACAGGAAGATCTGCTCGAGATTGACGGGATGTGGAAGCCGCGGCGAATTAAATGCGTTGAGCGTGATGAGCACTATCAACAGCACAAGAAAGCACACGCCGAGGGCGATGATCAGAAGCTTTCGCCGGTTTGGGTTGGTGGGCATGGCCGTGCTCCTCGCTCCCCTGATTATAGGCAGCGAACGCTCCCGCTTTCTGCGTATGCTTCAGTTCACCAGGTTAATGACGGGCTGCCAGTCACGTCCCTGGGCAGTCGCGACCGCAGCGTAGGTAAGCACACCGTTGTAGGTGTTGACCCCCTCCGCAATTCCCTTATCTTCGCCGATAGCGGCCCTGGCTCCCAGGCGAGCCAGCTTTAATACGTAGGGAAAGGTCGCATTGGTAAGCGCAAGGGTTGAGGTATTCGGCACCGCCGCCGGCATATTGGTGACGCAATAGTGGACGACACCATTGACCTCGTAAGACGGATCGCTGTGTGTGGTGGGGTGCGCGGTCGCGATGCAACCGCCCTGGTCGATGGCCACATCGACGATCACCGCGCCCTTCTTCATTCGCTCAACCATCGTCCGGGTGACGATCTTGGGCGCTGCCGCGCCCGGAATGAGAACACCTCCGATGACCAGGTCGGCCTCACAGACGGCGCGCTCGATGTTGTAACTGTTGGAAGCCACGGTAAAGACACGGCCGTTGAATATATCGTCCAGTTCGCGCAGGCGATTCAGGTTCAGGTCGATCAGCGTAACCTTTGCGCCCATGCCGAGCGCAATCTTGGCCGCGTTAGTTCCGACGATGCCGCCGCCGATGATGCAGACGTTGCCGGGAGCGACACCGGGGACTCCGCCCAGCAGAACACCCCGACCGCCATGCTCCTTTTCAAGATAGGCTGCCCCGACCTGTATGCTCATGCGCCCGGCCACCTCGCTCATAGGCGTAAGCAGGGGGAGACCTCCGGTGCGGTCGCGCACAGTTTCATAAGCAATACCGATGACTTCGCTGTTCAGCAGCGCTTCGGTAAGAACGGGAACTGGCGCGAGGTGAAGGTAAGTGAATAAGACAAGCCCCTCGCGGAAGTGGCGATACTCCTTTTCGACAGGCTCCTTGACCTTGACGATCATCTCGGCGAGTCGCCACACGTCGTGTGCAGAGCCGACGATCTCCGCCCCTGCAGACTGGTACTCGTCATCGGGCATCGCGGAGAGCGCACCGGCGTCATGCTCAACCAGCACTTCGTGGCCAGCCTCGACCAGCGCCTTCACGCCGGCAGGCGTGACACCCACACGGCTCTCGTGATCCTTGACCTCTTTGGGAACGCCGACGATCATATTGCCTCTCAATATATCTTCGTTCGATGAACAACCTTTAACTAACTTTTCACTGTGTTGGATGCACTAAAGCCCGGTGTCGCACCACCTATCTACCGATTCCCGTACACTGGATAGAGGCATCCTTAACTCCCCGCATGATTGCCACTACCGAAAAACTCGCGTTCAAGGACACGACTGCCTCTGTCCTTCTCGATCTGCTCCGCGGAATCGCTGCGTTGCTTGTCCTGCTGGAGCATTGGCGCAACCTCCTGTTCCGCGATTATCCGCAGTTGACCGCACACAAGACACTGCTGCTTTTGCCGTATGCGCTGAGCGCTGCAGGGCATCAGGCAGTCGTCATCTTTTTCGTGCTGAGCGGGTATCTGATCAGCGGCAGTGTCTTCCGCATGTTCGAGCGAAACCAGTGGAGCTGGCGCGGATATCTGACCCATCGCCTTGTACGTCTGTGGGTCGTTCTGATCCCCGGTCTGCTGCTATGCACACTCTGGGACAACCTTGGCATTCATCTGCACATGGCACCCGATCTTTATCAGGGACTGGTTGCCAATCACCTTACGGGCGACATTCACCGCTCGCTGACGACACGTGCCTTCTTCGGCAACCTGTTCTTTCTCCAGTCCCTGCTGGTTCCTGTGTTCGGATCGAACGGCCCGCTATGGTCTCTGGCCAACGAGTTCTGGTATTACCTGCTCTTTCCCCTGGGACTGATCACGTTGCGGCGGCAGACCGCGCTACCGCAGCGGATTCTCTCGGGAGTGCTATTTCTGGCAATTGCCTGGTTCGTACGCCACGGCATTCTTCTGCTCTTTCCTGTGTGGCTGGCCGGAACCGTACTTGCACTGCTTCGTGCGCCTCGTCTCAGCATGCGTACCCGCATCATTACGGCAGTCCTTTACTCTCCCTTGGCGTTTCTCTTCGCCAAGGCACATGGCATCCCGAACCTGCTATCGGACTACCTGTTTGGTGTCGCCACATTCGTCTTTCTCTGGGTCCTGCTCTCGGCGACAGGGCGTGCTCACCCGGACACGTTGTTCGCCAGAGTCTCCCGTGCCCTGGCCCGGTCCTCTTACACGCTCTATGTCGTGCACGTCCCCTTTGTCCTGTTCCTGACAGCCGTATTTTTGGGCAACCAGCGTTGGGTGCCCGATGGACCGCATATCCTGAAGGGGCTGGCTGTCCTCGCAGTCACGCTGATCTATGCCAACCTGGTGGCGGCGGCAACCGAGTTCCGCACCGACAGCATTCGCCGCTGGATCGAGATCAAAATGGGACTGGCGAAAAAACCAAATCGGAACAAGCAGGCCTCAACCACCTAAAGCCCGTCTACACTTCCGCCGATTGCTCTAACACGGTGGATTACACTACTGATAGTCTCTTTTCAGGAAACGAACTCCGAAAATCTATGTCTTCAAACAGCTTTCAGATGCGATATTCGCGCATACACAATATGCGGTCTCTCTTCAGCCTCTTTTCGAGCGACCTGGCCATCGACCTCGGCACCGCAAATACGCTGGTTTTTGCCCACGGCAAGGGCATTATCGTCAACGAGCCATCGATCATCGCGGTCAACAAAATCACCAATGAAGTCGAGGCCGTTGGTAAGGAAGCCAAGGAGATGCTGGGCCGCACACCCGGCAACATCGTCGCGATCAAGCCGATGAAAGACGGCGTGATCGCCGACTTCCGCCATACGGAAAAGATGCTGAACTACTTTATCCAGAAGGCGCACAACCGCAAGATGATGGTGCATCCGCGCATCGTCATCGGCGTCCCCAGCGAGATTACGCAGGTGGAAAAGCGCGCCGTTATGGACTCGGCCTATCGCGCCAAGGCCAGCGAGGTTCATCTGGTGGAACAGGCCATGGTCGCCGCGATCGGCGCTGGTCTTCCCATTACGGAGCCGGGCGGAAACATGGTCGTCGACATCGGCGGCGGGACGACGGACATCGCAGTGATCTCGCTGGCGGGCATCGTCTACTCGCGCTCGGTACGCATGGCCGGCAACCAGATGGACGAAGCGGTCATGACCTACCTCAAGCGCAAGTACAACCTGCTGATCGGTGAACGTACCGCCGAGCAGATCAAGATCTCGCTGGGCTCGGCGTTTCCGCTGGACAAGCCGATTGAGATGGAGGTCAAGGGGCGCAACCTCATCGAAGGCGTGCCCAAGACGATCACGATTGAGGACTCCGAGATTCGCGAGGCACTCAGCGAGTCGATCTCGACTATTATCAACGCCATTCGCGTGGCGTTGGAACGGACCCCTCCTGAGCTCTCTGCCGATATCTCCGACCGCGGTATCGTGCTGACCGGCGGCGGCGCGCTGATTAAGAATCTCGACAAGCGCATCCGCGAAGAGACGGGCCTGCCTGTCTCGATTGCAGACGATCCGCTGGCTTCGGTTGTGCTTGGAACCGGAAAGATGCTCTCCGACTTCAAACTGCTGCGTAAGATCTCAATCGACTAATTCCCTACTGAAAAGCGGAGGCAGAGATTATTCCCTGCCTCCGCTTTTTTGCTGGCTTAGGCTTTAAGCCGTCGCTGGCGGATGCGTCAGGCTGACGCGGATGCGGTCGATGCGGCGGTCAGTACTGGCAAGAACCTCCAGCCGCAGGCCGTCTTCTTCGACCACCTCGCCCGGCAGTGGAATGTGGCCTGCCATCTCCGAGACCAGGCCACCCACCGTTGTGGATTCATAGTGCTCCGGCAAGTGCAGCTCGGGGGCCTCTCCCTTGTCCTCCGCGTCTGCGGATTCAATATCTTCGGCAGGCCGCGTCGATTCACTCAGATCTTCGGCAAAGAGGTCGCGCAGCCGCGAGATCTCGAAGCTGCCCGAGACAATATAGGAGCCCCCCTCTTCGCGGACTGGAGTATCGTCGTCCTCGGCGGTATCGTGCTCGTCGGCGATGTCACCCACGATAGCTTCGATCAGGTCTTCGATCGTGACCAGCCCTGCGACCCCGCCGTACTCGTCGATGACGATGCTCATATGCTGCTTCTCACGCTGCATCTCGCGCAGCAGCTCGGCAACCCTCTTCGTCTCCGGCACAAAGGCCGCCGGACGCTGTAACTGGGCTACGCTGCGTGCGCTCGCCTCGCTGTCGGCAATCTGCAGCAGGTCGTGCGCGAAGATGATGCCTGTGATGTTATCGAGCGAGTTGGAGTAAACCGGAACGCGAGAGAAGACGTGCTTCGCAATCTCTTCAGTAAAGCGTTGGAGGCTCATGCTGCCAGGGACGGCAAAGACCTCAGGCCGCGGTGTCATGACCTCATGCACCACCTTGTCTCCGAACTCGACTACGGAGCGCACCAGATCGCGGTCGGACTCTTCGAGGATGCCCTCTTCCTCACCAGCTTCGAGCAGCGCCTCCATCGCCTCCGATGGATGCTCCTCTTCCTGAGCGTCCTCCGGCTCGGCGAGCGCCGCAATCGAGAGCAGCAGTCCCAACAGAAGTGTGACCGGCAAAATGAGATAAAAAAGCGCCTGCAGCAGATATCGGATACGCGCGATCCACACGCCGCGCGTGCGGGTAAAGAGGATCTGCGGCACGAGACGGTCGAAGATAAGGATAAGCAGGATGATCTCGAAGACCGCGAGAGCAATCTCAGAGCCGCTGGGGCTGCGCGCAAGCGTTGGCCGCAGAGGCGTAGTGGTATAGAGCCGCAGCCCCATCAGCAGCGCAATCGCAGCCACACTGAGCTGGCGCAGGACCGAAGCCGACAGCGCGACCGACTCGCGTCCCAGCCCCAGCTTCGGCTCGACGAACTGCTCCCATATGTCGATGTTGTCCTGATACTCCCGGGCAAGGAACTTGCCCATCTCCGAGTAGACGCGGTCAACATACGCGGCGAGCGTCAGGATGACCAGCAGCACGGCAAAGATGAGGAAGTAAAGAGGAGTCATGCTCTCCTCCTGCGTTTTGTGCCAGATTTTGCCGAAGACACGCGCCCAATCAACGTGACGGGCAACCGCAGCTTACGTCGAAGCTCGGCTTCGCGTGAGGCCATCTCACCGTTGTCTGTCTCATGGTCTAACCCCGAGAGATGCAGTAGCCCATGCAGCAGCAGAATACGGACCTCGTCGCACAATGTATGGCCAAAGGCCGCAGCCTGACGAGCAGCGGTATCGAGTGAGATCGCCAGATCGCCTGCATGGCCATAGGGATTTTCGGCCGCGGGAAAGCTCAGCACATCGGTGGCCTTGTTCTTATGGCGAAAGGTCTTGTTCAGACTGCGCAGCGTCGCATCGTCGGCCAGCAGAACATCGACGTCGCCACGCAGGCCAACTGCCTCGCGAGCGCGGTTGAGAAAGCGCGTCAAGCCCGATTTTGAAAGCTCAGAGGCCTCGGGATGGTCGATGTTGATCATCGCGCCTGACTCTCCCCGGAACGTGTGTAGACGCGAACGTAGTCGACTAGCATCTTCTGCGGAAACTTCGTCGTCGCGTCGGGATTTCCCGGCCACGCGCCACCCACAGCGACGTTCAAAATAATGAAGAATGGATGGTCGTAGACCCACTTCGTTCCCGGCGGCAGATCGGCCGGCGTACGCTCGGCGACGAGCTTGTCATCGAGGAAGAACTTGATATCGTTCGGTGCCCACTCTACCGCGTAAAGATGGAAGCCGGTATTGACGGCCTCTCCCGCAGGCAGAAAGTATTTTTTCGAGATGCCGTGTGAGCCACTGTAGCCCGGCCCATGCAGCGTGCTGTAGCTGATGGAAGGCTCGCCGATGTTCTCGAAGATGTCGATCTCGCCACACTTCGGCCAACCGACCGAATCGATGTCATCGCCCAGCATCCAGAAGGCAGGCCAGATGCCTTTGCCCAGCGGCAGCTTAATGCGAGCCTCAAAGCGCCCATATGCCTGCGAGAACAGGCCCTTCGTCCGAATACGGGCCGAAGTGTATTGACGCGCAACGCCGTCATCCCCGGTATAGTTCTCTTTTCGCGCAGTAATGATGAGGTCGCCGTTCTTCTGCTGCACATTTGCCGGACGGCTAGTGTAACTCTCCAGTTCGTTATTTGGGTTTTTTCCGCCGATGTCGAACGACCACTTCGCCGGATCGGGAGCCGAGCCCTTCGAGCCGTTGAACTCGTCGCTCCATGTGAGCTTCCATTGGGGAGAGAC
This region of Edaphobacter dinghuensis genomic DNA includes:
- a CDS encoding sensor histidine kinase, encoding MPTNPNRRKLLIIALGVCFLVLLIVLITLNAFNSPRLPHPVNLEQIFLFTGLSIVVFLLFVIILVLLVRNMLKLYADQRSRVMGSRLRTRMLWGAVLVSFLPIVFMFAFSYLLMNRAVDRWFSQPVTQMRDDSNHMALALAQYSTANARVEADSIASSILAAGAAPEQKPVIQPARRQVRRPRRGRGASRLAPHQEADSTTKPTSRQDHEAIDTILRQHEITLQNGFAIVYHDGRAIASFQMPQRDGATAEVKPWLPESPADEAGAASGAHAPRTTPTDAAILAAAQRSDAPIFSLGQTDYALAATTIQRGNIVVVGLPMPFGMATTMAHLRKEAAAYWVLFRERRQIRNLYMSLLLMMTILALFASSWLALHIAKQVTRPVEALGDAMEAIAAGDYAHRVDEGATEELGELVRSFNHMAADLEGSRRAVEHSTVQLSAANAALEARRSELETMLETIPNGVATLDADRRIVLTNRALSEMMDPGGQRPFLGRVIEEVFPPEVADVIDHLIKRSHRMGSASSEIEVARLNDRFGGSLNLLATVALLETPGKHDRMSREHRGYVLVLENATELLRAQKQSAWKEVARRVAHEIKNPLTPISLSAEQIHRHIDRVSTTLADHNIESPSPAVIRRCSEVISSSVESMRSLVDQFAALAEFPTARPRPADLNTIVENALALFAGRMQNIAIIKKMPSGLPLVMADPEALKRALGNLIDNAAEAMQQSLLRELRISTAQLENGMVELSIADTGTGLTDEMRERLFLPYFSTKQRGTGLGLAIAAKIIQEHQGTIRAEKNFPAGAKFTIELRAAVSTDSELELPSTITNGHGGPA
- a CDS encoding glycoside hydrolase family 16 protein; this encodes MRYHQQQRLSPALLVPFSAMIDIEPPSRLSISAAAPSKRKSGSKQFLRLVFLSCVILLFASAGLTQSASSVSPQWKLTWSDEFNGSKGSAPDPAKWSFDIGGKNPNNELESYTSRPANVQQKNGDLIITARKENYTGDDGVARQYTSARIRTKGLFSQAYGRFEARIKLPLGKGIWPAFWMLGDDIDSVGWPKCGEIDIFENIGEPSISYSTLHGPGYSGSHGISKKYFLPAGEAVNTGFHLYAVEWAPNDIKFFLDDKLVAERTPADLPPGTKWVYDHPFFIILNVAVGGAWPGNPDATTKFPQKMLVDYVRVYTRSGESQAR
- the ald gene encoding alanine dehydrogenase, giving the protein MIVGVPKEVKDHESRVGVTPAGVKALVEAGHEVLVEHDAGALSAMPDDEYQSAGAEIVGSAHDVWRLAEMIVKVKEPVEKEYRHFREGLVLFTYLHLAPVPVLTEALLNSEVIGIAYETVRDRTGGLPLLTPMSEVAGRMSIQVGAAYLEKEHGGRGVLLGGVPGVAPGNVCIIGGGIVGTNAAKIALGMGAKVTLIDLNLNRLRELDDIFNGRVFTVASNSYNIERAVCEADLVIGGVLIPGAAAPKIVTRTMVERMKKGAVIVDVAIDQGGCIATAHPTTHSDPSYEVNGVVHYCVTNMPAAVPNTSTLALTNATFPYVLKLARLGARAAIGEDKGIAEGVNTYNGVLTYAAVATAQGRDWQPVINLVN
- a CDS encoding hemolysin family protein; translated protein: MTPLYFLIFAVLLVILTLAAYVDRVYSEMGKFLAREYQDNIDIWEQFVEPKLGLGRESVALSASVLRQLSVAAIALLMGLRLYTTTPLRPTLARSPSGSEIALAVFEIILLILIFDRLVPQILFTRTRGVWIARIRYLLQALFYLILPVTLLLGLLLSIAALAEPEDAQEEEHPSEAMEALLEAGEEEGILEESDRDLVRSVVEFGDKVVHEVMTPRPEVFAVPGSMSLQRFTEEIAKHVFSRVPVYSNSLDNITGIIFAHDLLQIADSEASARSVAQLQRPAAFVPETKRVAELLREMQREKQHMSIVIDEYGGVAGLVTIEDLIEAIVGDIADEHDTAEDDDTPVREEGGSYIVSGSFEISRLRDLFAEDLSESTRPAEDIESADAEDKGEAPELHLPEHYESTTVGGLVSEMAGHIPLPGEVVEEDGLRLEVLASTDRRIDRIRVSLTHPPATA
- a CDS encoding rod shape-determining protein, which encodes MSSNSFQMRYSRIHNMRSLFSLFSSDLAIDLGTANTLVFAHGKGIIVNEPSIIAVNKITNEVEAVGKEAKEMLGRTPGNIVAIKPMKDGVIADFRHTEKMLNYFIQKAHNRKMMVHPRIVIGVPSEITQVEKRAVMDSAYRAKASEVHLVEQAMVAAIGAGLPITEPGGNMVVDIGGGTTDIAVISLAGIVYSRSVRMAGNQMDEAVMTYLKRKYNLLIGERTAEQIKISLGSAFPLDKPIEMEVKGRNLIEGVPKTITIEDSEIREALSESISTIINAIRVALERTPPELSADISDRGIVLTGGGALIKNLDKRIREETGLPVSIADDPLASVVLGTGKMLSDFKLLRKISID
- a CDS encoding acyltransferase family protein; this encodes MIATTEKLAFKDTTASVLLDLLRGIAALLVLLEHWRNLLFRDYPQLTAHKTLLLLPYALSAAGHQAVVIFFVLSGYLISGSVFRMFERNQWSWRGYLTHRLVRLWVVLIPGLLLCTLWDNLGIHLHMAPDLYQGLVANHLTGDIHRSLTTRAFFGNLFFLQSLLVPVFGSNGPLWSLANEFWYYLLFPLGLITLRRQTALPQRILSGVLFLAIAWFVRHGILLLFPVWLAGTVLALLRAPRLSMRTRIITAVLYSPLAFLFAKAHGIPNLLSDYLFGVATFVFLWVLLSATGRAHPDTLFARVSRALARSSYTLYVVHVPFVLFLTAVFLGNQRWVPDGPHILKGLAVLAVTLIYANLVAAATEFRTDSIRRWIEIKMGLAKKPNRNKQASTT
- the ybeY gene encoding rRNA maturation RNase YbeY, which produces MINIDHPEASELSKSGLTRFLNRAREAVGLRGDVDVLLADDATLRSLNKTFRHKNKATDVLSFPAAENPYGHAGDLAISLDTAARQAAAFGHTLCDEVRILLLHGLLHLSGLDHETDNGEMASREAELRRKLRLPVTLIGRVSSAKSGTKRRRRA